The genome window TCAAGGAAGCGCTGTTCAAGGCCTATTTCAGCGATGGCCAGGACCCGTCCGACCACGCGACGCTGGCGATCATCGCCGAAAGCGTCGGCCTGGACATCAAGCGTGCGGCGCAGATTCTCGCCTCTGATGAATACGCTGCCGAAGTCCGCGAACAGGAACAGCTGTGGATCTCCCGGGGCGTGACGTCGGTGCCGACCATCGTGTTCAACGACCAGTACGCGGTCAGCGGTGGTCAGCCGGCCGAAGCGTTCGTGGGTGCGATTCGCCAGATCATCGCCGAAGCGAAGGGCTGAACCGAGGGGGAGGGCGCTTGCTTCCCGGCTTATGCCGCTCCACACGTGGCGATAGCTCGCGAATGCGGTGGGGCAGTCGGATTATCGGCTGCTGGTACACCGCTTTCGCGAGCAAGCCCGCTCCCACATTTGGACGGTGGCTGGTGTAGGGTTTTGGTCAGGCACAGATATGTGTGGGGGCTGGCTTGTCTGCGAATGCGGTGGGGCAGTTAAATTATCGGCTGCTGGTATACCGCGTTCGCGAGCAAGCCCGCTCCCACATTTGGACGGTGGTGGGTGTAGGGTTTTGGTCAGGCACAGATACGTGTGGGGGCTGGCTTACCTGCGAATGCGGTGGGGCAGTTGGATTATCGGCTGCTGGTACACCGCTTTCGCGAGCAAGCCCGCTCCCACATTTGGACGGTGGTGGGTGTAGGGTTTTGGTCAGGCACAGATCCGTGTGGGGGCTGGCTTGTCTGCGAATGCGGTGGGGCAGTTGGATTATCGGCTGCTGGTACACCGCTTTCGCGAGCAAGCCCGCTCCCACATTTGGACGGTGGTGGGTGCGGGATTTTGGTCGGGCACAAAATAAGTGTGGGAGCTGGCTTGCCTGCGATGGCGGTGGGGCAGGTCAGCTTATCGGCTGCTGGCACAGTGTTGACCGAGCTTGGTGTCACAGATCAGGCGGCCTTGAGCGTGTTGTTGATCCTGTTGAGCTGCCTGCCTCTCGTCAGTCAAACTTGTAGCTGACCGCGGTCTGCACCTGGCCTTGGTTCACGTTGCCGGTCTCCTTGACGATGGTGCTGTTCGCCGCCGAGCCGACCAGGTGCGTCCAGCTGGCGCTGGTCAGCAGCGACCAGTGGTTAGCCAAAGGGAACTCGAAACTCTGGGTCAGCGTCAGGTTCTGGAAACCGGCGCTGGCGTTATAGGCACGAATGCCCGAGGCCGCGGATTCCTTGTCGTTTACGCCGAAAAAGGTCTGGGTCTGGCGGGTATCGGCAAAGTGCGCCATCAGGCCCGTGCTGCCAATGATGCCGTCACCCAGCGGGTAACCCAGCTCGCCACCGACCTTGCCCAACACACCGCCCTGATCATGCGCGCCGCCTACGGCCTGGCCGACTTGCGCGTACACGCGCCAGAACTCGGCCGGGGCGTATTGGATGAAACCACCGACTTCAGCCATGTCCGACACATCGCGCAAGCCGCGCAGTGAGCCGTTGGCCGTACGGCCAGGCAAGTAATTGATGAAGGGCCCGGCGGTGATGCCATTGGTGTTGAGTGCGCTCCAGGTCAAGCCGTCATCAGAGCCGAGGCTGACACTGCCCCAGTCCAGGTCGAAATAGGGAATCGCCTGGGTTTCATAGCGGCCGCCGGTGGGGTCTTGGGGTTGATAACTGATGCCTGCACCGACTTCACCGGTAATGCCGTCCGCCAATACCGTGCTGGAAAAACTCCACAGCCCGAGCAAACCGGCGAATACAGCAGAAGTAACCTTGTACATCGAGCGTTTCCTTATCTGAACGTACGCGCATTCACGCGCGAAGGGCACCCCTGGCGCAAGCACTCATCTTGTTTGTAGCAAGCTACAAAAATTGTAGCTTGCCCGACACATATAACCACGGGACTCAAGCAAAACCCCAGCCCCGCTGGGCTTTAAGCAGTTGGCACAGTCCCTGCTAAAGCCCTGTTGCAAGCGCATAGAGCGTTCTCTTCAAGCCCTCCAACTTCAAGGACAGGCAATGATCCAGTGGCATATCGTGTGCGACTTCGACGGGACCATCACCCCGACCGACGTCATCGACAACGTCCTCCAGCGCTTCGCCGGGCCTGAGTGGGAAACCATCGAACAGGAATGGCTGGATGGGCACATCGGTTCCCGCGAATGCCTGAGCCGCCAACTGGCCTTGATCAAGGCCACACCGGCTGAACTGTTGGCGTATTTCGACAGCGTCGAGATCGACCCGGACTTCCCGGATTTCGTCGATCACGTCATGGGCCAGGGCGCGACCATCGAAGTGGTCAGCGACGGCATCGAGCAAGGCATCGCGCGCATTCTGTCGCGTAACTACGTGACCTTGCTGCCGATCCTGGCCAACCGTCTGCGCCAGGTCGACCAGAACAGCTGGCGCATCGACTTCCCGTATTCCAGCGACGCCTGCCGTGCCGCGTCCGGCAACTGCAAGTGCAAATCCACCCCGCGCAACAAGCGCGTGCTGGTGATCGGCGACGGCAAGTCCGACATGTGCGTGGCCTCTACCGCCGACTTCGTCTTCGCCAAAGGCAGCCTCGCCAAATACTGCGAAGCCAACAACATTCCCCATGCGCGCTTCGACACCTTTGCCGAACTGCCCGCATTGCTGGCCAAGCTGCCCCAGGGCATCGCGGCCAACGCCACCACCTTTACTGCTGCTGACAATCAGGAACTCTTCCACCATGTCTGATATCCGTATCGCCACCGCCGAAGACCAGATTCTTCTGGATAAAGAAGCCAAGTACTGCTCCTACGGCGACACTGTTCACTACATCGAGCCACCGCGTATTTTCAGCCGTTGCGAAGGCTCCTACGTGTGGGACACCGAAGACCAGGCTTACCTCGACCTGCAAATGTGGTACTCGGCCGTTAACTTCGGCTACGCCAACCCACGCCTGAACAACGCGCTGAAACAGCAGATCGACACCCTGCCGCAAATCGCCAGCCAGTACCTGCACAAAGGCAAGATCGAGCTGTCGGAAATGATCGCGGTCGATGCCAAGAAGAAATTCGGCCTCGACGGTCGCGTGCACTTCAACGTCGGTGGTTCGCAATCCATCGAAGACTCCCTGAAGGTCGTGCGTAACGCCACCAACGGCAAGAGCCTGATGTTCGCCTTCGAAGGCGGCTACCACGGCCGTACCCTCGGCGCTTCGTCGATCACTTCCAGCTACCGCTACCGTCGTCGCTACGGCCACTTCGGCGAGCGCGCCAACTTCATCCCGTTCCCGTACCACTTCCGCGGCCCTAAAGGCATGACCAAGGAAGAATACGGCAGCCACTGCGTGCAGCAATTCGCCCGTCTGTTCGAGACCGAATACAACGGCGTCTGGGACCCGAAAGTCGGCCAGAGTGAATACGCAGCGTTCTACGTCGAGCCGATCCAGGGCACCGGCGGCTACGTGATTCCGCCGATGAACTTCTACCGCGAACTCAAGCACGTACTGGATCAGCACGGCATCCTGATGGTGTCCGACGAAATCCAGATGGGCTTCTACCGGACCGGCAAACTGTGGTCGATCGAGCACTTTGACGTGCAGCCGGACGTGATCGTCTTCGGTAAGGCGCTGACCAACGGCCTGAACCCACTGGGCGGCATCTGGGCCCGTGAAGAGTTGATCAACCCGAAGATCTTCCCGCCAGGTTCGACCCACTCTACCTTCGCCTCCAACCCACTGGGGACGGCGGTAGGCCTGGAAATGTTCAAGATGACCAGCGAAGTCGATTACGGCGCAATGGTCATGGCCAAGGGCAAATACTTCCTGGAAGGCCTGCAAGACCTGCAGAAACGTTTCCCGATCATCGGCGACGTCGACGGCCTGGGCCTGGCCCTGCGCTGCGAAATCTGCGGCCCGGATGGTTTCACGCCGGACAAGGCGACCCTGGACTACATGGTCGAAGAAGGCATGAAGGGCGACATGGTTGTGGATGGCCAGAAACTCGGCTTGATCCTCGACGTGGGCGGCTATTACAAAAACGTGATTACCCTGGCACCGTCCCTGGAAATCAGCTACCCGGAAATCGACTTGGGCCTGAAGTTGCTTGAGCAATTGCTGGTGCGAGCGACCCAGCGGTGAGCCATTACGAGATCGACCTCGGTGAAGGTGATGCCGGCTTCGTTCTCGGTGAAGGTCCGGTCGGGATCCTGTTGATCCACGGCCTGACCGGCACCCCGACGGAATTGCGTCAAGTTGCCAAAGGGTTGGCCAAGGCGGGTAACTGCACAGTGTACGTGCCGACCCTGGCCGGGCATTGCGGCGACAACAGTGACCTGCAGGCCACCGGTTGGCTGGATTGGTACGAAGGCGTGCGCAAGACCTTTGCCCAGGTCAAGCAACGCCACGCGCAAGTGTTTGTCGGTGGCTTGTCCATGGGCGCGGTGATGTCGATGTACGTGGCTGCCGAGCACCCTGGGCAAGTCGCCGGGCTGTTGATGTATTCCACGACCTTGAAGTACGACGGCTGGAGTATCAACAAGCTGGCGTTCCTGACGCCGTTGCTGATGAAAATTCCATTCGGCGTGCACATCTGCCGCTTCGAAGAGAAGCCGCCTTACGGCATCAAGAACGAGCGCCTGCGGGCTATCGTCGAGCGTCAGATGAAGGAAGGCGAAAGCAGCGAGGCCGGTTTGCTGACCATGGAAGGCATCACGGTGCGCGAGTTGCATCGGATGAATGCCGTGGTCAAGAAACGCATGCCTGAGGTCAAAGTGCCGGCACTGGTGTTGCACTCCATCGAGGACGACATCACCAGCCGCTGGAACGCCGATTACGTGGAGCGCCACCTGGGCGGGCCCGTCACCAAGATCCTGCTGGACAACTGTTACCACATGATCACCGTCGATCTGCAATACCGTCGGGTGATTGAGTTGAGCGCTGAGTTTGTCGAGCAACACGCCGCTACTGCCCAGGTGTCCGAAGACTACCGACAGCGTGCCTAAGCTTAAGGACAAGACGTGATCACCGCCCAAGCCTTCTCGACTATCCGGGCCATCCAGCGCAGTGCCTGGAACGACTGTTTTCCCGGGGCCCTGGAGGATTGGGACTTTTACGTTGCTGTGGAAAACGCCGCTATCGATGATTTCAGGTGGCGTTACCTGGCTGTTTACGACGATGAAACGCTGGTGGCGGTTGCCGCCGCGTTCATCACTTATTATCGCCTCGACACCACGGTGTCGGGTGCAGGCAAGCGCTTTACCGAGCGCCTGGAGCGACTGTGGCCGGGTGTTTTGCGCCTGGAGTTGTATGCCATCGGCTCGCCGGTGGCCGAGCGTTGCGACGCAGGCATGGCCAGCCATGTTGCCGAGGCGCAGCGCCCGTTGTTGATCAAGCACCTGCTGAAGGCTGCGCGCCAGGACGCCAACGCGTTCGGGATTGGCCTGGTGGCGGTCAAGGACGTGCCGACCAACGACCCGTGCTGGGCTGACAGTTGCCGCTTGGCAGGTTTTCAGAGCATGCCGAGTTTGCCCAGCGGGTTGTTGACGGTGCCTTACGGCTCAGTGGACGCCTACCTGGGCTCGCTGTGCAAGGCCACCCGCAAGGACTTGCGCCGCAAACTGCGGGCGCCGGGCCCGCGGGTAGAGTGGCGGCACAACATTGATGATGTGTTACCTGAGGTGATGCGCCTGTACGAAGACACGCTCAATCGCGCGGACTTGCAGTTCGAGCGCCTGCCGGCGAGTTACTTCACCGGCATCCTTGAACGGTTGGAAGGCCGCGCGGTTTGTGCGCTTTATTGGGTGGACGAGCACCTGGTGGCGTTCAACCTGATCCTGTTGGACCAGCACCGTTTGATCGACAAGTTTTTCGGGCATGACCGCGAGTTCAGCCGGGAGTACAACCTGTATTTCAGAAGTTGGCTGACCAATGTCGGCTATTGTATTCAACACAATATTCCGGTTTACGAGTGCGGTCAGGAGGGGTACGCCAGTAAGCTGCGCCTGGGTTGCGAGTTCCGCGGCAACAGCATGTTCTTCCGCCACCGTAACCGGCTGCTCAATGGCCTGCTCAAACTCGTTAAAATGTATATAAGACCGGACCGATCCGACCCTGCCATGGCTGCTGCGATAAGCGAAACCTGATGATCACCAAGACCCGCCAGAAAGCCCGCCCCTTTGCCATTTCGCGCTGGAGCGTCCAGCGCAAGCTGGTGCTGGCGTTCTGGCTGGTCAGCGTCATCCCGACCATGATCGCTGCCGAGTTGGCGGCGACCACGCTGTCGCAGATATTCGACAGCAACGTGCGTATCTGGCTGCAAGAGTCGACCAAGATCGTCAAGGACGAGATCGGCGACATCCTTCATGACAACGCGCGCATGGCCAAGCTGTTCCTGCGCTACACGGCTCCGCCGTTGAACAAACAAGCTGCCAAGCATGACCGGCTCACCGCCGATATCGCCGAGGCCACCGACATCGACGTGGTCTCGCTGATTCGTGTCAGTGACCACAAGATTATGTTCAGCACGGCCCCTGACGATGTCGTCAAGCAGATCAACCTGACCAGCAACGCGGTGTTGCAAACCATCCAGGTGGCCGGCGTGACGACGGGCCTGGTGGTCTCAACGTTCGAAACCACCCAAGAGGGCGTCGACTACGTGCTGTTGGTGGCCACGTACCTGGACAGCAGCTTCCTCACCAGCGTGGCCGATGTGCACTCCCTCGACCTGCGCCTGTACCTGGCCAACCCCGCGGGTTTTTCCGAGATATTCTCGACTCAGCGTTTCGAAAATCACCCTTCGCGCATCCCGAAGAATGTCGAAACGGCTATGCGCAGCACCAAGCAGCCGAGCGAGCAGTTCACCAATAATTACAGCGGCCTGTATTGGCCCATCTTCAACGACGCCGGCGACTTGCAAGGCGTGATCTTCAGCGGCCTGCTGCGTCATACCAGCCTGGTTGGGCTGGTGAATCAGAGCAATTTGTTCGTGCTGATATTCCTGCTGAGTTCGGCGTTGTCCCTGGGCGCCGGCGTACTGGTGTCACGGCGCCTGACCAAGCCTTTGCGGGACTTGTCCCAAGGCGTCGACGCGGTGATCTCGGGCGATTACGAACATCGCGTATTGGTCAGCGGCGGCGATGAGCTGGCGCAGTTGAGCAGCACCTTCAACCACATGACCGAGCGGCTGGGCGAGCTGCACTACCTTGAGGCCCAGTTACGCCGCCGTGATCGGCTGCATGCGCTGGGCGAAGTCGCGATGGGCCTGGCTCACGAAATCCGCAACCCGTTGGGCATCATCAAGACCGCCACCCAGCTGCTGCACCGTCGCGTCGACCTGCCGGAAACCGACAAGCGCCACCTGGAATACGTGATCAGCGAAGTCAGCCGCATCAACGACCTGATCACCGAGTTTCTCGACTTCGCCAAACCCAACCCGCCCCTGCGGGTGTTGCAGGCGGCGCGTCCGGTGGTGGAAGAAATCCTTGGCTTCTGCAGCCCGGAGCTGGCGACCCATAACATTGATGCGAAAATCGATGATCAGGCCCCCGGCGCGACTATCTATGCCGATGCCAAGCAGCTGAAGCAGGCCTGCCTCAACCTGATTCTCAACGCCATTGATGCGATGCCCGACGGCGGGCGCCTGACCTTGGGCATTCGCAGCGCGGGAGGCAACACGGTGATTAGCATCGCCGACACCGGCCAGGGCATTCCGGCGGATATGATCGAGCGGATCTTCACACCGTTCGTCACCACCAAGGCCTCGGGCACGGGCCTGGGCCTGGCCAAAGTCTATTCGATCATGGAAAGTCACGACGGCAGCATCGAATGTGCCAGTGAGAAAGATGCCGGCGCCACCTTCAGCCTGTACATTCCGGCCCACGGTGAAGACGACGGCGACGATGAGGAAGGTCATGACGCATAACGTATTGGTAGTCGACGACGAGCCCAAGCTCTGCGACTTGCTGTCGTCGGCATTGAGCCAGAACGGCATTCAGGTATTCACCGCAAGCAACGGCCTGCACGCGCTGAAGGTGCTGGAACAGGAAGACATCGACCTGGTGATCAGCGACTGGCGCATGCCGGGCATGGACGGGCCGGCGCTGTTGGCCGAGATCAAGCTGCGTTTCCCTGAGCTGCCGGTGATCGTGATGACCGCCTACAGCACGGTGAAAAACGCGGTGCAGTCGATGCGCAATGGCGCCTATGACTATATTGCCAAGCCGTTCGATATCGATGAGCTGGACATCACCGTAGCCAAGGCCCTGCAGTTTCGCGACATCATGCGCGATAACGCACGCTTGCGCGCCGAGCTTGACCATCATGCGCAGTTTGACAGCCTGGTAGGCGACAGCCCGGCGTTTCGCGAGGTGCTGCATGCCATCGATTCAGTGCGTGACAGCAACGCAACCATCCTGCTGACCGGCGAAAGCGGCACCGGCAAGGAAATGGTTGCCCGTGCCATCCACAAACACGGCAGCCGTGCCGACAAACCGTTCGTGGCGGTCAACTGCGCGGCCATCCCCGAAGGGCTGCTCGAAAGCGAAATGTTCGGCCATCGCAAAGGCGCGTTTACCGGCGCCGTGGCGGATCGGGTCGGGCGCTTTATGCAGGCCGACAAGGGCACGCTGTTTTTGGATGAAGTGGGCGATATGCCCCTGGCGTTGCAGGCCAAGATTCTGCGTGCCTTGCAGGAGCGAGTGATCGAGCCGGTGGGCGACCCGCGCGAGCGCAAGGTGGATGTGCGGGTAATCGCCGCCACCAACAAAAACCTGCTGGATGCGGTGGCCAATAAAGAGTTTCGTGAAGACCTGTATTACCGCCTCAACGTGTTCCCGATCCCATTGCCGGCCCTGCGCGAACGCGCTGAAGACATCGTGCCCCTGGCCCGACACTTCGCCCAGACCCTGAGCGCGACCGCCGGTAAACGCATCACCGGCTTCAGCCCCGAGGCGTTGCAGGCCATGGCCGCTTACCACTGGCCGGGCAATATTCGCGAGCTGCAAAACTGTGTGGAGCGGGCGACCATCGTGGCAGCCAAGCCGGTGATCGAAGACATCGACCTGCCGGCCTACCTGTTTGCGTCCAAGCCTGCCGAGGACGGTGTCACGGCGCTGCTGGGTGACACACCGGGTGTGCCTGCCGATCTGGATGCGGCGCTGGCTGAGGTGGAGAAAACCTACATCATGGCGGCGTTGAATGAGAGCAACGGCGTGCAGGCGGCGGCGGCGGCGAAGATCGGGATTTCCGAGAGAAGTTTCTGGTATCGGCTGAAGAAGCTGGGGATTCAGGTCGACAAGATCGTGCGCTGATCTCCCAGGCACACATCATTGCTCTAAATGTGGGAGCTGGCTTGCCTGCGATTGCGGTGTATCAGTCATCAGATCTGGTGCAGACATACCGCCATCGCAGGCAAGCCAGCTCCCACATGTTTACCCAGTTGGGTCAGGTGTGGACGCGCACCCACACACTCACCAATACCGTCGCCGCCATCAACCACGCCACCGCCGCCACGGCGAGTGACGCCTCCAGGCGCATGCGGTCGACCATCACATACAGCGTCGCCAAATACACAAAATACGGAATGATCGACCACATCCCAAACAGGATCGTGGTCTTCAGGTCGTCCACCGAACGGCCCTTGCCGACGATGTAATGCGCAATCAACGCAAAGGTCGGAAACAGCGGCACCAGCCCTGCGATGTAATAGTTCTTGGTCTTGGCCAGTGCAGCCAGGATCAACACCACCGCCGCGCCCAGGGCGGCTTTCAAAAACAGATCCACACTGTGCTCCTTAGTGGCTCAAGCCGTATTTCTTGACCTTGTCGAACAGGGTGGTCTTGGCCATTCCCAGCTCCTGGCTGGCTTGGGTCAGGTTGCCACCGCTGCGTTGCAGGGCGTCATTGAGCAGGTTGCGTTCGAAGGCTTCGACCGCCTCGGTAAAGGCCAGGCCATGGTTGCTGGTGCCGTTGCCGCTTTTCTTGAAGGCGGGCAAGCCCAGGGCGAAGCGTTCGGCGACGTTGCGCAGTTCCCGCACGTTGCCGGGCCAATCGTGGCTCATCAGGCTCGACACCGTCTGGTTGTCCAGTTCCGGCACGCTGCGATCAAAGCGCAGCGACGACTGCTGCAGGAAGTGTTCGAACAATTGCAGGATGTCTTCGCGGCGTTCGCGCAGCGGCGGCAGCTCCAGGGTCACTACGTTGAGACGGTAGTAAAGGTCACTGCGGAACTGACTGGCGCGGCTCAGCTCGTCGAGGTCGGACTTGGTCGCGGCGATCACCCGGCAATCCACCGCCACGCTCTGGTTCGAACCGAGGCGTTCGAGGGTGCGTTCCTGCAGCACCCGCAGCAATTTGATCTGCAGGTTGATCGGCATGCTTTCCACTTCATCGAGGAACAGCGTGCCTTCGTGGGCGTGCTCGATCTTGCCGATGCGGCGTTTGCCCGCGCCGGTAAAGGCGTTGGCTTCGTGGCCGAAAATCTCGCTTTCGAACAGGTTCTCCGGCAGGCCACCGCAGTTCAAGGCGACGAACTGGTGGGAATGGCGCCGGCTGAAATCATGCAGGCAGCGTGCGACCAATTCCTTGCCGGTGCCGGTCTCACCTTCGATCAACACGTTGGCGGAGGTGTCGGCGACGTTGGCGATCAGCTCGCGCAGCGTCTGCATCGCCGGTGAGCGGCCGATGATGCGCCCTTCCAGGGAGTCGCGCTCAGCCAGCTGGCGGCGCAGCGACCACACCTCGCGCGCCAGCCCGCGTTGTTCCAGGGCGCGGCGTGCCACGTCGACCAGGCGCTCGGGTGAGAAGGGTTTCTCCATGAAGTCATAGGCGCCGTTGCGCATGGCACCGACGGCCATCGAGATATCGCCATGGCCGGTGATCAGCACCACCGGCAGGCTTTTGTCCAAGGCCTTGAGGCGGGTCAACAGCTCCAGGCCGTCGATGCCCGGCAGGCGAATATCGCTGATGACGATACCGGCAAAGTTTTCCCCGATGCGCTTGAGGGCCTCTTCGGCACTGCCGACGCCCACACTGGGAATGTCTTCCAGCGCCAGGGCTTGCTGGCAGCCGAGCAGCACATGGGGGTCGTCTTCGACGATCAGAACGGTGAGGTCGTCTTTAGAGGCAGTAGCGTCTGTATTCATGTCGACTCAGCTTTTTGGGTGCCTGCCAGCGGCAGGCACAAGACAAAGGCCGTACCACCGGTGGCCGGGTGTTCCACGGCAAGGGTGCCGCCCGTCGCCGCCGCGAGGCTGGCGGAAAGCGTCAGGCCCAGCCCCAGGCCTTGCTCGCCGGGTTTGGTGGTGAAGAACGGTTCGAATAGATGTTTGCGGGTTTCGGGGTCGATGCCATGGCCATTGTCGCGCACATGCAAGCGGTACTTGCCGTCGGCGCTGTGGCCGTCCAGCCACAGTTCGGGCGTGGGCTGCGCTTGCATCGCGTCCAGGGCGTTACCGATCAGGTTGACCAGAATTTGCTCCAGGCGTGTCTGGTCGATCTGCAATTGGGCGTTGCTGAAGTCGCGGTGCAGGGTCAACGGCAGGCCATCGAGGCGGGCGCCCAGTACCTGGAACGCGGCGTCCACGGCT of Pseudomonas fluorescens contains these proteins:
- a CDS encoding sensor histidine kinase — protein: MITKTRQKARPFAISRWSVQRKLVLAFWLVSVIPTMIAAELAATTLSQIFDSNVRIWLQESTKIVKDEIGDILHDNARMAKLFLRYTAPPLNKQAAKHDRLTADIAEATDIDVVSLIRVSDHKIMFSTAPDDVVKQINLTSNAVLQTIQVAGVTTGLVVSTFETTQEGVDYVLLVATYLDSSFLTSVADVHSLDLRLYLANPAGFSEIFSTQRFENHPSRIPKNVETAMRSTKQPSEQFTNNYSGLYWPIFNDAGDLQGVIFSGLLRHTSLVGLVNQSNLFVLIFLLSSALSLGAGVLVSRRLTKPLRDLSQGVDAVISGDYEHRVLVSGGDELAQLSSTFNHMTERLGELHYLEAQLRRRDRLHALGEVAMGLAHEIRNPLGIIKTATQLLHRRVDLPETDKRHLEYVISEVSRINDLITEFLDFAKPNPPLRVLQAARPVVEEILGFCSPELATHNIDAKIDDQAPGATIYADAKQLKQACLNLILNAIDAMPDGGRLTLGIRSAGGNTVISIADTGQGIPADMIERIFTPFVTTKASGTGLGLAKVYSIMESHDGSIECASEKDAGATFSLYIPAHGEDDGDDEEGHDA
- a CDS encoding GNAT family N-acetyltransferase, producing MITAQAFSTIRAIQRSAWNDCFPGALEDWDFYVAVENAAIDDFRWRYLAVYDDETLVAVAAAFITYYRLDTTVSGAGKRFTERLERLWPGVLRLELYAIGSPVAERCDAGMASHVAEAQRPLLIKHLLKAARQDANAFGIGLVAVKDVPTNDPCWADSCRLAGFQSMPSLPSGLLTVPYGSVDAYLGSLCKATRKDLRRKLRAPGPRVEWRHNIDDVLPEVMRLYEDTLNRADLQFERLPASYFTGILERLEGRAVCALYWVDEHLVAFNLILLDQHRLIDKFFGHDREFSREYNLYFRSWLTNVGYCIQHNIPVYECGQEGYASKLRLGCEFRGNSMFFRHRNRLLNGLLKLVKMYIRPDRSDPAMAAAISET
- a CDS encoding sigma-54-dependent transcriptional regulator, translating into MTHNVLVVDDEPKLCDLLSSALSQNGIQVFTASNGLHALKVLEQEDIDLVISDWRMPGMDGPALLAEIKLRFPELPVIVMTAYSTVKNAVQSMRNGAYDYIAKPFDIDELDITVAKALQFRDIMRDNARLRAELDHHAQFDSLVGDSPAFREVLHAIDSVRDSNATILLTGESGTGKEMVARAIHKHGSRADKPFVAVNCAAIPEGLLESEMFGHRKGAFTGAVADRVGRFMQADKGTLFLDEVGDMPLALQAKILRALQERVIEPVGDPRERKVDVRVIAATNKNLLDAVANKEFREDLYYRLNVFPIPLPALRERAEDIVPLARHFAQTLSATAGKRITGFSPEALQAMAAYHWPGNIRELQNCVERATIVAAKPVIEDIDLPAYLFASKPAEDGVTALLGDTPGVPADLDAALAEVEKTYIMAALNESNGVQAAAAAKIGISERSFWYRLKKLGIQVDKIVR
- a CDS encoding aspartate aminotransferase family protein, with the protein product MSDIRIATAEDQILLDKEAKYCSYGDTVHYIEPPRIFSRCEGSYVWDTEDQAYLDLQMWYSAVNFGYANPRLNNALKQQIDTLPQIASQYLHKGKIELSEMIAVDAKKKFGLDGRVHFNVGGSQSIEDSLKVVRNATNGKSLMFAFEGGYHGRTLGASSITSSYRYRRRYGHFGERANFIPFPYHFRGPKGMTKEEYGSHCVQQFARLFETEYNGVWDPKVGQSEYAAFYVEPIQGTGGYVIPPMNFYRELKHVLDQHGILMVSDEIQMGFYRTGKLWSIEHFDVQPDVIVFGKALTNGLNPLGGIWAREELINPKIFPPGSTHSTFASNPLGTAVGLEMFKMTSEVDYGAMVMAKGKYFLEGLQDLQKRFPIIGDVDGLGLALRCEICGPDGFTPDKATLDYMVEEGMKGDMVVDGQKLGLILDVGGYYKNVITLAPSLEISYPEIDLGLKLLEQLLVRATQR
- a CDS encoding alpha/beta hydrolase — translated: MSHYEIDLGEGDAGFVLGEGPVGILLIHGLTGTPTELRQVAKGLAKAGNCTVYVPTLAGHCGDNSDLQATGWLDWYEGVRKTFAQVKQRHAQVFVGGLSMGAVMSMYVAAEHPGQVAGLLMYSTTLKYDGWSINKLAFLTPLLMKIPFGVHICRFEEKPPYGIKNERLRAIVERQMKEGESSEAGLLTMEGITVRELHRMNAVVKKRMPEVKVPALVLHSIEDDITSRWNADYVERHLGGPVTKILLDNCYHMITVDLQYRRVIELSAEFVEQHAATAQVSEDYRQRA
- a CDS encoding GlpM family protein; this translates as MDLFLKAALGAAVVLILAALAKTKNYYIAGLVPLFPTFALIAHYIVGKGRSVDDLKTTILFGMWSIIPYFVYLATLYVMVDRMRLEASLAVAAVAWLMAATVLVSVWVRVHT
- the aauR gene encoding two-component response regulator AauR, yielding MLGCQQALALEDIPSVGVGSAEEALKRIGENFAGIVISDIRLPGIDGLELLTRLKALDKSLPVVLITGHGDISMAVGAMRNGAYDFMEKPFSPERLVDVARRALEQRGLAREVWSLRRQLAERDSLEGRIIGRSPAMQTLRELIANVADTSANVLIEGETGTGKELVARCLHDFSRRHSHQFVALNCGGLPENLFESEIFGHEANAFTGAGKRRIGKIEHAHEGTLFLDEVESMPINLQIKLLRVLQERTLERLGSNQSVAVDCRVIAATKSDLDELSRASQFRSDLYYRLNVVTLELPPLRERREDILQLFEHFLQQSSLRFDRSVPELDNQTVSSLMSHDWPGNVRELRNVAERFALGLPAFKKSGNGTSNHGLAFTEAVEAFERNLLNDALQRSGGNLTQASQELGMAKTTLFDKVKKYGLSH
- a CDS encoding MipA/OmpV family protein — its product is MYKVTSAVFAGLLGLWSFSSTVLADGITGEVGAGISYQPQDPTGGRYETQAIPYFDLDWGSVSLGSDDGLTWSALNTNGITAGPFINYLPGRTANGSLRGLRDVSDMAEVGGFIQYAPAEFWRVYAQVGQAVGGAHDQGGVLGKVGGELGYPLGDGIIGSTGLMAHFADTRQTQTFFGVNDKESAASGIRAYNASAGFQNLTLTQSFEFPLANHWSLLTSASWTHLVGSAANSTIVKETGNVNQGQVQTAVSYKFD
- a CDS encoding MtnX-like HAD-IB family phosphatase: MIQWHIVCDFDGTITPTDVIDNVLQRFAGPEWETIEQEWLDGHIGSRECLSRQLALIKATPAELLAYFDSVEIDPDFPDFVDHVMGQGATIEVVSDGIEQGIARILSRNYVTLLPILANRLRQVDQNSWRIDFPYSSDACRAASGNCKCKSTPRNKRVLVIGDGKSDMCVASTADFVFAKGSLAKYCEANNIPHARFDTFAELPALLAKLPQGIAANATTFTAADNQELFHHV